A window of the Equus asinus isolate D_3611 breed Donkey chromosome 20, EquAss-T2T_v2, whole genome shotgun sequence genome harbors these coding sequences:
- the CENATAC gene encoding centrosomal AT-AC splicing factor, translated as MAKDRLHVRLPRAGPMAPAERCGLCRQTFFCGRGHVYSRKHQRQLKVALERLLPQVEAARKAVRAAQVERYVPEHERCCWCLCCSCEVRKHLSHGNLTVLHGGLLEHLASPEHKKATNRFWWENKAELQMKEKFLISPQDYARFKKSMVKGLDSYEEKEDEVIKEMAAQIREVEQSRQEVVWSVLEPQAVPDPEEGSSAPGSWKGTNSQVASISQQPSYLDLPPAPELDWMETGQPLTFIGHQDTPGVGNIHSGATPPWMAQDEEYSSGNQQIGPSYEEFLKEKEKQKLKKLPPDRVGANFDHSSSTGAGWLPSFGRVWNNGRRWQSRHQFKTEAAARNKQSHKEKKLMIS; from the exons ATGGCAAAGGACAGGCTGCACGTCCGGTTACCCAGAGCTGGGCCGATGGCGCCGGCGGAGCGCTGCGGTTTGTGCCGCCAGACCTTCTTCTGCGGTCGCGGACACGTCTACAGTCGCAAGCACCAGCGGCAGCTGAAGGTGGCTTTGGAGCGGCTGCTGCCCCAG GTGGAGGCCGCCCGCAAGGCCGTCCGCGCGGCTCAGGTGGAGCGTTACGTGCCCGAGCACGAGCGGTGCTGCTGGTGCCTGTGCTGCAGCTGTGAGGTGCGGAAACACCTGAGCCACGGAAACCTGACCGTGCTGCACGGGGGGCTGCTGGAGCACCTGGCCAG CCCAGAGCACAAGAAAGCAACCAACAGATTCTGGTGGGAGAACAAGGCCGAGCTCCAGATGAAAGAGAAGTTTCTCATCTCGCCCCAAGATTACGCACG attcaaGAAATCCATGGTGAAAGGTTTGGATTCTTATGAGGAAAAAGAGGATGAGGTGATCAAAGAG ATGGCAGCTCAGATCCGCGAGGTGGAGCAGAGCCGGCAGGAGGTGGTTTGGTCTGTGTTAGAG CCTCAGGCAGTGCCAGACCCAGAAGAGGGCTCTTCGGCACCTGGAAGCTGGAAAGGGACAAACAG cCAAGTAGCTTCCATCTCACAGCAGCCCTCATACTTGGACCTGCCACCAGCCCCAGAGCTTGACTGGATGGAAACAGGACAACCTCTGACATTCATTGGCCATCAG GATACACCAGGAGTTGGTAACATCCACTCAG GTGCTACACCTCCCTGGATGGCCCAAGATGAGGAATACAGCTCTGGGAACCAACAAATAGGACCCTCCTATGAAGAATTTCTTAAAGAAA aggaaaaacagaaattgaaGAAACTGCCCCCAGACAGAGTTGGGGCCAACTTTGACCACAGCTCTAGCACCGGTGCAGGGTGGCTGCCCTCTTTTGGCCGGGTCTGGAATAACGGACGCCGCTGGCAATCGAG GCATCAATTCAAAACTGAAGCTGCGGCAAGGAACAAACAgtcacataaagaaaaaaagctaatgATTTCCTGA